In one window of Zestosphaera sp. DNA:
- a CDS encoding MFS transporter, whose amino-acid sequence MNSDSLKGLFRRVFSEFRFMLKGNVGIMAISWFLFSLSGALVQPFFTLYAKSLGADEFSIALVKSAGLLALSIALIPGGLLTDYIGRVKMIVAGTIGITVIQFLYALADSWRFLALIWILDELLHFYQPALSAIVMDSLPKDKTLKGFIILQVFPNLPWLFMPLVGGYLYDTYGLIGIRAGFILSGIISAIVTILRIKGFKETYSYRQNNSSPRNIVYNLVKNRNKVFNALRVYVYTALLFPIATGVSSTYSSIYVVDELGMSKVDLGEITSFSIALSIAFSSIFSTFKNVDKHLRELGVLGSLSVALSQAALGLAGKTATNFVFLAALSFVLSQVGSTLTGPVISATLTRIIPIELRGTMTGIQRTLETLGSSLGSFIAGVLYIVLGPSDSLLISSLLGLTATYYLLMLLTKLTT is encoded by the coding sequence GTGAATAGCGACTCACTTAAAGGTTTGTTCAGGCGTGTGTTTAGTGAGTTTAGGTTCATGCTTAAAGGTAATGTCGGGATCATGGCTATCTCATGGTTCCTATTCAGTCTTAGTGGTGCTCTTGTTCAGCCCTTTTTTACGCTCTATGCTAAGAGCCTCGGAGCTGACGAGTTCTCAATAGCTTTAGTTAAGTCAGCAGGTCTCTTAGCGCTTTCCATAGCTTTGATTCCTGGAGGCCTGCTCACAGACTACATTGGTAGAGTTAAGATGATAGTAGCCGGCACTATAGGGATAACGGTTATTCAATTTCTTTACGCTCTAGCGGATAGCTGGAGGTTTCTAGCTCTTATATGGATTTTAGACGAGTTACTTCACTTTTATCAACCAGCACTCTCAGCAATAGTTATGGACTCACTACCTAAGGATAAGACTCTAAAAGGCTTCATAATCCTTCAAGTATTCCCAAACTTGCCGTGGCTATTCATGCCTTTAGTAGGTGGCTACCTGTACGACACGTACGGGTTGATAGGTATTAGAGCAGGCTTTATACTTTCTGGAATAATCAGTGCCATAGTAACTATCTTGAGGATTAAAGGATTTAAAGAAACCTACAGCTACAGACAAAACAACTCAAGTCCGAGAAATATAGTTTATAACTTAGTAAAGAACAGGAATAAAGTTTTCAATGCTTTAAGAGTTTACGTCTATACTGCTTTGTTATTCCCGATAGCTACGGGAGTTTCAAGCACCTACAGCTCTATCTACGTAGTTGACGAGCTCGGCATGAGCAAAGTTGATTTAGGAGAGATTACGAGCTTCTCCATCGCCTTAAGCATAGCGTTTTCCTCGATATTCTCGACCTTCAAGAACGTTGATAAACATCTGCGTGAGCTGGGAGTGCTGGGGTCACTCTCCGTAGCTCTCTCACAGGCCGCATTGGGGCTTGCAGGAAAGACAGCCACCAACTTTGTTTTTCTTGCCGCACTCTCTTTTGTATTGAGTCAAGTAGGCTCTACACTGACAGGACCCGTAATCTCAGCAACACTCACTAGAATCATACCCATTGAACTCAGAGGCACTATGACAGGAATTCAGCGAACGTTAGAAACTCTAGGCAGTTCTCTAGGTTCTTTTATAGCAGGAGTGCTCTACATCGTATTAGGCCCCTCAGACTCCCTACTGATCAGCTCGCTACTTGGATTAACAGCCACTTACTACTTACTAATGCTTCTAACTAAACTCACTACTTAG
- a CDS encoding M55 family metallopeptidase: MPWRRAFLSVDLEGLPHVVSRLHLVPGRPLWEEAREIATKVVVRACEVLRDSGFEEVVVADSHGDMVNLEVSKFSDYVVLVRGYPRPTSMIAGAEGSDVALMIGYHSGFGTRKAVFDHTFSGAVVRSLEFNGVRFSEYLVNSSALGHLGIPVVFLAGDENLRTEVAKHTPWVVFTPLKESLSRYSAKSPSLSRVLKDLELGIREGLRKHAEGLTKPFKIETPVTVRVSFHESGFADVAELLPIVKRVDSLTVEYEARNPVEAYKILEALIMASHGIRLITEIQLR; the protein is encoded by the coding sequence GTGCCGTGGAGGAGAGCCTTCCTCTCAGTGGATTTGGAGGGACTACCTCACGTCGTAAGTCGTCTTCATTTAGTTCCTGGAAGACCTCTCTGGGAAGAGGCTAGAGAAATAGCTACTAAGGTCGTTGTGAGGGCGTGTGAGGTCTTGAGAGATAGCGGGTTCGAGGAAGTAGTTGTTGCTGACAGCCATGGGGATATGGTCAACCTAGAAGTGAGTAAGTTTTCAGACTATGTGGTGTTAGTCAGAGGTTACCCCAGACCCACTTCTATGATAGCTGGTGCTGAAGGGAGTGACGTTGCTTTAATGATAGGATATCACTCGGGCTTCGGCACTCGTAAGGCAGTTTTTGATCATACGTTCAGCGGGGCAGTAGTGAGAAGTCTTGAGTTCAACGGAGTCAGGTTCAGCGAGTATCTAGTGAATTCTTCTGCTTTAGGACATTTAGGAATTCCCGTAGTATTCTTGGCAGGCGACGAGAATTTAAGGACAGAGGTAGCTAAACACACTCCTTGGGTAGTATTCACTCCTTTAAAAGAATCACTAAGTAGGTATTCAGCAAAAAGTCCATCACTAAGTAGAGTGTTGAAGGACCTAGAATTAGGTATTAGAGAAGGATTAAGAAAACATGCTGAGGGCTTAACAAAGCCGTTCAAGATAGAGACACCGGTTACTGTCAGAGTGAGTTTTCACGAGAGTGGGTTTGCTGACGTAGCAGAACTCCTACCGATAGTAAAGAGGGTTGACAGCTTGACTGTAGAGTATGAGGCGCGCAATCCCGTAGAAGCCTACAAGATCTTAGAAGCGTTGATAATGGCTTCTCACGGCATTAGACTAATAACTGAGATTCAGTTAAGGTAG